The following are encoded in a window of Bacillus sp. 2205SS5-2 genomic DNA:
- a CDS encoding NAD(P)-dependent malic enzyme, which produces MSLREEALHMHRVNRGKLESKSKVEVKNAKDLSLAYSPGVAEPCKAIYDKPETVYEYTMKGNMVAVVSDGTAVLGLGNIGPEAALPVMEGKAVLFKSFAGVDAFPICLNTTNVEKIIETVKLLEPNFGGINLEDIAAPSCFEIEERLKKETNIPVFHDDQHGTAIVTVAGLLNALKLVNKKMSEIKVVANGAGAAGIAIIKLLYSYGVRDIIMCDSNGAIFEGRSIGMNKIKEEVAKFTNLGKQEGSLTDVIKQADVFIGVSVAGALTKEMVTTMNSDSIIFAMANPVPEIMPHEAKEAGAMVVGTGRSDFANQVNNVLAFPGIFRGALDVRATHINEKMKQAAVGAIAGLITEEELDSDFVIPAPFDARVAPAVAAAVAKVAMETGVARIKADPEDVYNRTMDLAVIGKDDQ; this is translated from the coding sequence TTGTCACTAAGAGAAGAAGCGCTGCATATGCATCGAGTGAATCGCGGCAAGCTAGAATCCAAATCAAAAGTCGAAGTGAAAAATGCAAAGGATTTGAGCTTAGCTTATTCACCAGGTGTTGCAGAGCCTTGTAAAGCAATCTATGATAAGCCGGAAACGGTTTATGAATATACAATGAAAGGCAATATGGTGGCTGTTGTTTCAGACGGAACTGCTGTACTTGGTCTTGGAAATATTGGTCCCGAAGCTGCACTTCCTGTGATGGAAGGAAAAGCTGTTTTATTCAAAAGTTTTGCCGGGGTAGATGCATTTCCTATATGTTTGAATACGACGAATGTCGAGAAAATTATTGAAACAGTCAAATTATTGGAACCTAATTTCGGAGGAATAAACCTAGAAGATATCGCTGCTCCCAGTTGTTTTGAAATTGAAGAGCGCTTAAAAAAAGAAACAAATATTCCTGTTTTTCATGATGACCAGCACGGTACGGCCATTGTGACAGTTGCAGGTCTACTTAATGCCTTAAAACTTGTGAACAAAAAAATGTCAGAAATCAAAGTAGTAGCTAACGGTGCTGGTGCGGCTGGAATTGCTATTATTAAACTTTTATATAGCTATGGTGTGCGAGATATTATTATGTGTGATTCAAATGGCGCAATTTTTGAAGGACGCTCAATTGGCATGAACAAGATTAAAGAAGAAGTTGCTAAGTTTACAAACCTAGGAAAACAAGAGGGATCGTTAACGGATGTTATCAAACAAGCCGATGTTTTTATTGGTGTCTCTGTCGCAGGTGCATTAACTAAAGAGATGGTGACCACTATGAATTCCGATTCCATTATTTTTGCTATGGCAAATCCCGTTCCTGAGATCATGCCGCATGAAGCAAAGGAAGCGGGCGCAATGGTTGTAGGGACAGGACGTTCTGACTTTGCAAACCAAGTGAATAATGTACTAGCTTTTCCTGGAATTTTCAGAGGTGCATTAGACGTACGTGCCACTCATATTAATGAAAAAATGAAACAAGCTGCTGTTGGAGCAATCGCTGGATTAATCACAGAAGAAGAGCTTGATAGTGATTTTGTTATTCCTGCCCCGTTTGATGCAAGAGTTGCACCAGCAGTCGCTGCAGCTGTTGCTAAAGTTGCAATGGAAACAGGGGTTGCACGAATCAAAGCAGATCCAGAGGATGTGTATAATCGAACAATGGACCTAGCCGTTATTGGTAAGGATGATCAGTAA
- a CDS encoding FadR/GntR family transcriptional regulator translates to MTNKIYLDIVQKIKEIISDEHLQPGDKLPSERVLTERLQVGRSSVREALRALELLGLIETRRGEGTFLRDFRDHHLVELLGMFILQDEQAQKDVQQTKFFLEFECIHSLQKRAVNEPLSDEFNELIDKVEKNQMSGNEVMQCLFSFHHNRLLFKIWLVLQDYANKEDESMNEKEKTHWIILLQELLNQNSEKILTEFSAIKNLS, encoded by the coding sequence TTGACTAATAAAATCTATTTAGATATTGTCCAAAAGATTAAAGAAATTATTTCGGACGAACATCTGCAACCAGGAGATAAGTTACCATCAGAACGAGTGTTAACGGAGCGCCTACAAGTTGGGCGTTCCTCTGTTAGAGAAGCACTTCGAGCATTAGAACTTTTAGGGCTGATAGAAACTCGTAGAGGTGAAGGCACGTTTTTAAGAGATTTCCGAGATCATCACTTAGTTGAATTGTTGGGGATGTTTATTCTACAAGACGAGCAAGCTCAAAAGGATGTTCAACAAACCAAGTTTTTTTTAGAATTTGAATGTATACATTCCTTACAAAAACGTGCTGTGAATGAACCCCTATCAGATGAATTTAACGAATTGATTGATAAGGTCGAAAAAAATCAAATGAGTGGAAATGAAGTCATGCAATGCCTTTTCTCTTTTCATCATAACCGCCTATTATTTAAAATTTGGTTGGTCTTGCAGGATTATGCAAACAAAGAAGATGAATCGATGAATGAGAAAGAAAAAACACATTGGATTATCTTATTACAGGAACTCCTGAATCAAAACTCAGAAAAAATATTAACTGAATTTTCAGCGATAAAAAATTTGTCGTAA
- the accD gene encoding acetyl-CoA carboxylase, carboxyltransferase subunit beta, which produces MLKELFSKSKKKKYATIPSESAKQDVPEGIMTKCPSCRKIMYRKELQKNCKVCLHCHYHHPMSSDERIKSFIDVGSFSQLDKELISENPLQFPGYIEKIEKDREKTNLNEAVVTGVGKVSDHEVVVAIMDSRFRMGSMGSVVGEKITRAIEEASHRGCPFIIFTASGGARMQEGVLSLMQMAKTSAALKHFSEKGGLFISIMTHPTTGGVSASFASLGDYNFAEPGALIGFAGRRIIEQTIREDLPEDFQTAEFLLKHGQLDGVISRQELKEKMTIILDIHS; this is translated from the coding sequence TTGCTCAAGGAATTATTTTCGAAAAGTAAGAAGAAAAAGTATGCCACAATACCATCAGAATCGGCAAAGCAAGATGTGCCAGAAGGTATTATGACTAAATGTCCAAGTTGTCGCAAAATTATGTATAGGAAAGAATTACAAAAAAATTGTAAGGTTTGCTTGCATTGTCATTATCATCATCCGATGAGTAGTGATGAAAGGATTAAAAGTTTTATTGATGTCGGGTCCTTTAGCCAATTAGATAAAGAGCTAATTTCAGAAAATCCCTTACAATTCCCAGGGTATATTGAAAAAATTGAAAAAGACCGTGAAAAAACAAATTTAAATGAAGCTGTTGTAACGGGGGTTGGCAAAGTGAGTGACCATGAAGTTGTGGTTGCAATCATGGATTCTCGCTTTCGCATGGGAAGTATGGGATCCGTAGTAGGTGAGAAAATCACTAGAGCTATTGAAGAAGCAAGTCATCGTGGGTGTCCTTTTATTATATTTACAGCAAGCGGTGGTGCCCGTATGCAAGAAGGAGTACTTTCACTGATGCAAATGGCTAAAACAAGTGCAGCATTGAAGCATTTTAGCGAAAAAGGCGGCTTGTTCATTTCCATCATGACCCACCCGACGACAGGAGGAGTTTCAGCCAGTTTTGCCTCTCTCGGAGACTATAATTTTGCTGAGCCAGGGGCTCTTATTGGATTTGCCGGACGGAGAATCATTGAACAAACGATTCGAGAAGATTTGCCTGAAGATTTTCAAACAGCGGAGTTTTTATTGAAGCATGGTCAACTTGATGGAGTAATCTCTAGACAAGAGCTTAAGGAAAAAATGACCATCATACTAGACATTCATTCTTAA
- the accA gene encoding acetyl-CoA carboxylase carboxyl transferase subunit alpha yields the protein MANELEFEKPVLELKKKIKELKEFTNQSDVDFTLEIEKLEERLQKLESEVYSNMKPWERVQVARHPNRPTTLDYIKFLFSDFFEVHGDRLFGDDAAIVGGIAKFEEQPVTVIGHQRGKDTKENIRRNFGMPHPEGYRKALRLMKQAEKFNRPIVCFIDTKGAYPGKAAEERGQSEAIARNLFEMAGLTVPIICIVIGEGGSGGALGLGVGDRIHMLENSTYSVISPEGAAAILWKDASKAKHAAETMKITAPDLKELGVIDEIITEVQGGAHKDVKEQADNIRKVLHYSLKELSELDSAQIIQKRYEKYKAIGKYTVLNDLTGVN from the coding sequence TTGGCTAATGAATTAGAATTTGAGAAACCGGTTTTAGAATTGAAAAAGAAAATCAAAGAATTAAAAGAGTTTACCAACCAATCAGATGTTGACTTTACCTTAGAGATTGAGAAATTAGAGGAAAGGCTTCAAAAGCTTGAAAGTGAAGTCTATTCGAATATGAAACCATGGGAACGGGTTCAAGTGGCTCGCCATCCGAACAGACCCACAACGCTAGACTATATTAAGTTTCTGTTTTCTGATTTTTTTGAGGTTCATGGAGATCGACTTTTTGGTGATGATGCCGCTATTGTAGGTGGAATTGCCAAATTCGAAGAACAGCCTGTCACGGTAATCGGTCATCAACGCGGCAAAGACACGAAGGAAAATATTCGCCGGAATTTTGGAATGCCACATCCTGAAGGATACAGAAAGGCATTGCGGTTAATGAAACAAGCAGAAAAATTTAATCGACCAATCGTTTGTTTTATTGATACGAAAGGAGCCTACCCAGGGAAAGCTGCAGAAGAGAGAGGTCAAAGCGAAGCAATCGCCAGAAACCTATTTGAGATGGCAGGTTTAACCGTTCCCATCATTTGCATCGTCATTGGTGAAGGTGGTAGTGGTGGGGCTCTAGGGCTAGGGGTTGGAGATCGAATTCATATGCTCGAGAATTCAACCTACTCCGTTATTTCTCCAGAAGGAGCTGCGGCGATTCTGTGGAAAGATGCATCTAAAGCCAAGCATGCGGCAGAGACGATGAAAATAACAGCTCCAGATTTAAAGGAACTTGGTGTGATTGATGAAATCATTACTGAAGTTCAAGGGGGAGCACATAAAGATGTGAAAGAGCAAGCAGATAATATCCGGAAGGTTTTACATTATTCCTTGAAGGAATTATCTGAACTTGACTCAGCCCAAATCATTCAAAAAAGATACGAAAAATATAAAGCTATTGGTAAGTATACCGTTTTAAATGACTTAACAGGGGTAAACTGA
- the pfkA gene encoding 6-phosphofructokinase, with amino-acid sequence MKKIGVLTSGGDAPGMNAAVRAVVRKAIYHGMEVYGIYQGYNGLISGNIKKLELGSVGDIIHRGGTTLYTARCEEFKTREGQQKGIEQLKALGIEGIVVIGGDGSYRGARALTEQGFPCIGVPGTIDNDIPGTELTIGFDTALNTVIDAVDKIRDTATSHERTFIIEVMGRNAGDIALWSGLAGGAETILIPEDPFDMEDIAERLKKGQLRGKKHSIIIVAEGVMSGNEFAQQLKDKTNLETRVSVLGHIQRGGTPTAADRVLASRLGAKAVELLKENKGGRAVGIEKNMLVDYDIIEALAKPHVVDMEMFQLSKELSI; translated from the coding sequence TTGAAGAAAATCGGTGTATTAACAAGTGGAGGGGACGCTCCAGGAATGAATGCGGCCGTACGTGCCGTCGTTCGAAAAGCAATTTATCACGGAATGGAAGTATACGGAATTTATCAAGGTTATAACGGCTTAATTAGTGGAAATATTAAGAAGTTGGAACTTGGTTCTGTTGGAGATATCATTCATCGTGGGGGGACAACCCTTTACACGGCTCGCTGTGAAGAGTTTAAAACACGTGAAGGACAACAAAAGGGCATTGAGCAATTAAAAGCACTAGGGATCGAAGGTATAGTGGTAATTGGTGGAGATGGATCTTACCGAGGTGCAAGAGCACTAACAGAACAAGGTTTTCCTTGTATTGGAGTACCTGGCACAATTGACAATGACATTCCCGGAACTGAGTTGACAATCGGATTTGATACGGCCTTGAATACGGTTATTGATGCGGTTGATAAAATTCGGGATACAGCAACTTCTCATGAGCGAACATTTATCATTGAAGTAATGGGTCGTAACGCAGGGGATATTGCATTATGGTCGGGGTTAGCCGGTGGTGCAGAAACCATTTTAATTCCTGAAGACCCTTTTGATATGGAGGATATTGCGGAACGTTTAAAAAAAGGTCAACTCCGTGGGAAAAAACACAGTATTATTATTGTTGCAGAAGGTGTAATGTCAGGCAATGAATTTGCACAACAGTTAAAAGATAAGACGAATTTAGAAACGCGCGTATCCGTCTTGGGTCATATACAGCGTGGTGGCACACCAACCGCTGCAGACCGAGTACTTGCAAGTCGTTTAGGCGCAAAAGCAGTTGAGCTTTTAAAGGAAAATAAAGGCGGTAGAGCTGTAGGAATTGAAAAAAATATGCTAGTTGATTACGACATTATTGAAGCTCTTGCTAAACCACATGTTGTGGATATGGAGATGTTTCAACTATCTAAAGAGCTCTCAATTTAA
- the pyk gene encoding pyruvate kinase, which yields MRKTKIVCTIGPASESVEMLTKLVDAGLNVTRLNFSHGNFEEHGERIKNIREVSETTGKTIGILLDTKGPEIRTHTMQDGAIELETGDEIILSMTEVVGTNEKFSITYEGLMDDVHVGSRILLDDGLIGLEVLEIDQTAKEIRTKILNGGTLKNKKGVNVPGVSVKLPGITDKDASDIRFGIEQGVDYIAASFVRRASDVLEIRQLLEENNAPHIQIIPKIENQEGVDNIDEILEVSDGLMVARGDLGVEIPAEEVPLVQKELIRKCNALGKPVITATQMLDSMQRNPRPTRAEASDVANAIFDGTDAIMLSGETAAGSYPVEAVQTMHNIASRAEDALDYNEILSNCSKNSERNMTDAIGQSVAHTAINLEVNAIVAPTESGHTAKMISKYRPKAPIIAVTGNASVSRGLALVWGVHPLVGSTVTTTDEMLDMAVETSLNHNKIKHGDLVVITAGVPIGESGTTNLMKIHIVGDVLVKGQGIGRKSAYGKAIIAKNASEAIEKVQPGSVLVTLGSDKEMVPAIEKCSALITEEGGLTSHAAVVGISLGIPVIVGVENATTLIEDNQEITVDATRGVIYNGHASVL from the coding sequence ATGAGAAAAACGAAAATTGTTTGTACAATTGGTCCTGCAAGTGAAAGTGTAGAAATGTTAACCAAGTTAGTAGATGCCGGTTTAAACGTAACACGTTTAAATTTTTCACATGGTAACTTTGAAGAACATGGTGAGCGAATCAAAAATATTCGTGAAGTATCCGAAACTACTGGGAAAACTATTGGGATCCTTCTTGATACCAAAGGTCCTGAAATTCGCACACATACAATGCAAGATGGTGCAATTGAGCTTGAAACAGGCGATGAAATTATACTCTCCATGACAGAAGTTGTTGGGACAAATGAAAAATTCTCTATAACTTATGAAGGATTAATGGATGATGTACATGTTGGTTCTCGTATCCTTCTTGATGATGGATTGATTGGATTAGAAGTGCTTGAAATTGACCAGACGGCTAAAGAAATCCGCACTAAAATTTTAAATGGCGGAACACTTAAAAATAAAAAAGGTGTCAATGTGCCAGGTGTGTCGGTGAAACTTCCGGGAATCACAGACAAGGATGCAAGCGATATTCGTTTCGGAATCGAGCAAGGTGTCGATTACATTGCAGCTTCGTTTGTGCGACGTGCCTCAGATGTATTAGAGATTCGCCAATTATTAGAAGAAAATAATGCACCACATATTCAAATCATTCCAAAAATCGAAAATCAAGAAGGTGTTGACAACATCGATGAAATTTTGGAAGTGTCTGATGGATTGATGGTCGCTCGTGGAGACTTAGGTGTTGAAATTCCAGCAGAAGAAGTACCACTAGTTCAAAAAGAGCTTATTCGCAAGTGTAATGCACTTGGAAAGCCAGTTATTACAGCAACCCAAATGTTAGATTCCATGCAAAGAAATCCACGCCCAACAAGAGCAGAAGCAAGTGACGTTGCAAATGCAATTTTTGACGGAACAGATGCGATTATGCTTTCAGGAGAAACAGCTGCTGGATCTTACCCAGTTGAAGCTGTTCAAACCATGCATAATATAGCTTCACGTGCCGAAGATGCTCTAGATTATAATGAAATTCTTTCAAACTGTAGCAAGAATTCTGAGCGCAATATGACGGATGCAATTGGACAATCAGTTGCTCACACAGCAATTAACTTAGAAGTGAATGCTATTGTTGCTCCAACAGAAAGTGGTCATACGGCTAAAATGATCTCTAAATACCGTCCAAAAGCTCCAATCATTGCGGTTACAGGAAATGCTTCTGTATCACGTGGATTAGCACTTGTATGGGGAGTTCACCCACTTGTTGGCTCTACGGTTACTACTACTGATGAAATGCTAGATATGGCTGTAGAAACTAGTTTAAACCATAATAAAATTAAACACGGTGATTTAGTCGTGATCACAGCCGGAGTACCAATTGGTGAATCTGGTACAACCAACTTAATGAAGATTCATATCGTTGGGGATGTGTTAGTGAAAGGTCAAGGAATTGGACGTAAATCAGCATACGGGAAAGCAATTATTGCTAAAAATGCAAGTGAAGCTATTGAAAAGGTTCAACCTGGCTCCGTCCTTGTGACCTTAGGTTCCGATAAAGAGATGGTTCCAGCGATTGAAAAATGTTCTGCTCTTATTACTGAAGAGGGTGGTTTAACAAGCCATGCAGCCGTTGTGGGCATTTCTCTGGGGATTCCAGTTATAGTCGGCGTTGAAAATGCTACGACGCTAATTGAAGATAATCAAGAAATCACTGTAGATGCTACTCGTGGTGTCATCTACAACGGACATGCATCCGTCCTATAA
- a CDS encoding FxsA family protein: MRYLLFFLIIVPALEIGLLIYSGQTLGAPATILLIILTGIFGAYLAKKQGLETLKSAQSQLQFGQLPGMAIVDGLCILVGGVVLLTPGFITDAIGFFLLIPTTRKFVKPLIFKIFKRWINNKSIIIHR, encoded by the coding sequence ATGAGGTATTTATTATTTTTTCTAATTATCGTTCCTGCATTAGAAATTGGTTTGCTTATCTATTCTGGACAAACCTTAGGTGCTCCGGCAACGATTTTACTAATCATATTGACTGGAATATTTGGCGCATATCTTGCTAAAAAACAGGGCTTAGAAACGTTGAAATCCGCACAATCACAGCTTCAATTTGGTCAACTTCCAGGTATGGCTATAGTGGACGGATTGTGTATTTTAGTCGGTGGGGTGGTGCTATTGACTCCAGGGTTTATCACGGATGCAATTGGCTTCTTTCTACTCATTCCAACAACAAGGAAATTTGTCAAGCCCCTTATTTTTAAGATTTTTAAACGTTGGATCAATAATAAATCAATTATAATACACAGATAA
- the ytvI gene encoding sporulation integral membrane protein YtvI — MNIVYLHRFLRFLFVIFSIVSGMIAAYYVSTITYPFIIAIIIAFLMNPLVNFLEIKIRLPRTLAVFISILFILAIFAGLITLLITEIVSGADYLSNVLPSHVRTLVEFAEDFIAAQVIPFYERMSSLFNSLETGQQGTIIANIQNAGEKIASSAGDFLQTFFQFLPTLFSWIPNAATVIVFTALATFFISKDWDKLRSLAAHYLPIKAKASGKTVFIDLKKALLGFLRAQVTLISITTIIILIGLIILRVDYAITIALVTGLVDVIPYLGTAAVLIPWMVFELITGNIKLGVGLGVLYVVVAIQRQIMEPKILSSSIGMDPLATLIALFVGFKLIGFLGLIVGPVTLVILTTLKRAGIFHDLWIFIKGDSTP, encoded by the coding sequence TTGAACATAGTGTACTTACATAGGTTCTTGCGCTTTTTATTTGTTATTTTTTCCATTGTCTCAGGTATGATAGCTGCTTACTATGTATCTACGATAACTTATCCCTTTATCATCGCTATCATAATCGCGTTTCTGATGAATCCTCTCGTCAACTTTCTAGAAATAAAAATACGTCTGCCTAGGACATTAGCTGTTTTTATATCCATCCTCTTTATATTAGCAATTTTTGCAGGATTAATAACATTATTAATTACTGAAATTGTCTCGGGTGCAGATTACTTATCAAATGTGCTACCGTCACATGTGCGCACATTAGTTGAGTTTGCTGAAGACTTTATTGCAGCACAAGTCATTCCATTTTACGAGAGAATGTCTTCCTTGTTTAATAGCCTTGAAACAGGTCAACAAGGTACGATTATAGCAAACATTCAAAATGCTGGTGAAAAAATTGCAAGCTCAGCTGGGGATTTCTTGCAAACTTTCTTTCAGTTTCTACCAACATTATTCTCTTGGATTCCGAATGCAGCAACAGTGATTGTCTTTACCGCCCTTGCCACTTTTTTCATCAGCAAGGATTGGGATAAACTCAGATCTCTTGCCGCTCACTACCTTCCTATTAAAGCAAAAGCAAGTGGAAAAACGGTTTTTATCGATTTAAAAAAAGCTCTGTTGGGATTCCTACGTGCTCAAGTCACTCTCATCTCTATAACAACTATTATAATATTAATAGGATTAATTATTTTAAGAGTCGATTACGCAATAACAATTGCCCTCGTTACCGGATTAGTCGATGTTATTCCCTATTTAGGAACGGCTGCAGTATTAATCCCTTGGATGGTGTTTGAATTGATTACAGGGAATATTAAGCTGGGCGTCGGTCTGGGCGTTTTGTATGTTGTTGTGGCAATCCAACGTCAAATTATGGAACCAAAAATACTTTCATCTTCCATTGGTATGGATCCATTAGCTACTTTAATTGCGCTATTTGTTGGTTTTAAACTCATTGGATTTTTAGGACTTATTGTGGGCCCGGTTACGCTTGTCATCTTGACTACTTTGAAAAGGGCAGGGATTTTCCATGATTTATGGATTTTTATAAAAGGAGATTCCACCCCATAA
- the citZ gene encoding citrate synthase, whose product MTATRGLEGIVATTSSISSIIEDTLTYVGYNIDDLANHASFEEVIYLLWHLRLPNQAELEEFRTQLADEYELPTQVLEHFKAYPIDSVHPMGALRTAVSLLGLYDEEADVMDEEANYRKAIRLQAKMPAIVTAFSRIRNGQEPVAPRKDLSFAANFLYMLTGKEPEPIEVEAFNKALVLHADHELNASTFTARVCVATLSDVYSGVTAAIGALKGPLHGGANEQVMKMLTEIDSVANVDTFIREKLDRKEKIMGFGHRVYREGDPRAKHLRDMSKKLTEISGEKKWYEMSIKIEEIVTSEKNLPPNVDFYSASVYHSLNIDHDLFTPIFAVSRVSGWLAHILEQYSNNRLIRPRADYTGPGKQEYTPIDQRG is encoded by the coding sequence ATGACTGCAACACGCGGACTTGAAGGAATAGTTGCTACCACTTCTTCAATCAGTTCCATTATCGAAGACACACTTACATATGTGGGGTACAACATTGATGACCTTGCTAATCATGCTAGTTTTGAAGAGGTTATTTACTTATTATGGCATTTGCGTCTTCCGAATCAAGCAGAATTAGAGGAATTTAGAACACAATTAGCAGATGAGTACGAATTACCTACACAAGTGCTTGAACATTTTAAAGCATATCCCATTGATTCAGTTCATCCTATGGGCGCACTTCGTACAGCGGTATCACTTTTAGGATTGTATGATGAAGAAGCAGATGTAATGGATGAAGAGGCAAATTATCGCAAAGCAATTCGATTGCAAGCAAAAATGCCAGCCATTGTGACGGCATTCTCTCGTATTCGCAATGGTCAAGAGCCTGTTGCACCGCGCAAAGATCTAAGTTTTGCGGCTAACTTCTTATACATGTTAACAGGAAAAGAGCCTGAACCAATCGAAGTAGAAGCTTTTAATAAGGCATTAGTCCTGCACGCTGACCACGAATTAAATGCGTCAACTTTCACAGCTCGTGTATGTGTAGCAACACTTTCAGACGTGTACTCAGGAGTAACAGCTGCGATTGGAGCACTCAAAGGACCTCTTCACGGAGGGGCAAATGAGCAAGTCATGAAGATGTTAACCGAAATTGATTCTGTAGCGAATGTAGATACTTTCATTCGAGAAAAGTTAGACCGTAAAGAAAAAATCATGGGCTTTGGCCACCGTGTATATCGTGAAGGAGATCCAAGAGCAAAACATCTTCGTGATATGTCCAAAAAATTAACTGAAATTAGTGGAGAGAAAAAATGGTATGAGATGTCGATAAAGATTGAAGAAATCGTTACGTCTGAAAAAAATCTTCCACCTAATGTAGATTTCTATTCTGCGTCTGTTTATCACAGCTTAAATATTGATCATGACTTGTTCACGCCAATATTTGCAGTAAGCCGTGTATCTGGATGGCTTGCTCATATTCTTGAACAATATTCGAACAACCGTCTTATTCGTCCGCGTGCAGATTACACAGGTCCTGGTAAACAAGAATATACACCAATTGATCAAAGAGGCTAG